The Streptomyces kanamyceticus DNA segment CGGCAGGCCCGTGCCGACCGAGGCGAGCGAGGTCGCGGTGGTGGCGGGGAAGCCCGCGGTGATGGGCTGCCCGGTGCCGCCGCGCGAACTCGCGATGAGCGAGGTCAGGAAGGGCGCCTCGGCCGGGTGGGCCTTGAGCTGCTCCCAGCCGAGACCGTCGATCAGGAAGACGCAGTTCCGGTCAGCGGGGGCGAGTTCGGGGATGACCGGCTGTTCGTAGCCGGGCACTCCCTGGTGGGCGATCAGGGTGGGCAGCAGATCGGCGAGCGATCCGGCGCCGTACGCGGGCACGGGGGCGGTGTCGAGGGCGAGCGGCTCTACGTCGTCCCAGGCGGGCAGGGACATCAGCGGGCGGTCTCCGCGGTCGCCTCGGACAGTGCCTGGGCGAAGGCCAGCGTCTGGCGCACGGCGTCGGGGCCGTCGCCCGCCTCGCTGACGCGCAGGCTGAGGTCGTCGGCGGTCGAGCTGCCGGTGTAGCCGTGGTCCGCCTCGCAGTTGGGGTCGCCGCAGGCCGCGGGCTCCAGGTCGATGCGGGAGACGGCGCCCCAGCCGATGGTCAGGACGACCTCGCGGGGCAGCGCGCCGGGAACGTACTTCTCCGGGTTGGCGACGACGCGGCTGACGACGACCGACGAGATGCGGCCGATCTTGACCGACTCGGTGGAGGTGGTCGCGTACGGCGTCGGGGACGTGCTGTCCGCCGCCTGCTCGTCGGTGTGGCTGACGATGAAGCGCGTGCCGGTCAGGACGAGGACCGTGACGTGCCGACGCACTTCGTTCGCGTCGAACGTGGTCTCCTGGTGGACCAGATACGACCCGATGGCCTCACCGCCGATCGCGGCCTCCACCGCCTCGGCCACGAGGGCCGGGTAGTAGCCGCTGCGCTCGATCGCCGCGCGCAGCCCCTGGGTCGTCGTACCGGTCTTTGCCATGCCCTCCATCCTACGGCCCGGCGCGGGGCGCACGGTGCCCCGTGGCGGCCCCGGTGCCCGGCGGGCGCGCTCGGGCGTCCCGCTCAGTAGCCGGGCAGGGTGCGCGGCCCGAGATCGTCGCGGGCGGGCGGGGGCGCCAGCCGCACGGAGGCGCCGAGCACGGAGATGCCGTGCGGGGCGACGACTACGGGCTCCAGGGAGACGCCGACCACCTCGGGGTGGTCGTCGACGAGCCGCGAGACCCGCTGGAGGAGCTCTTCGAGTGCCGGGGTGTCCACGGGGGCGGAGCCGCGCCAGCCGAACAGGAGCGGCGCGGTCCGGATGGATCTGACCAGGGACGCGGCCTCCCGGTCGGTGACCGGGACGAGGCGGTGGGCGGTGTCCCCGAGCAGCTCGGAGGCGGCGCCCGCGAGGCCGAAGGAGAGCACCGCTCCGGCCGCCGGGTCGATGACCGCGCGCACGACGGTGTCGACGCCGCGCGGGACCATCCCCTGGACGACCGGCCGCAGCTCGGCGGGCTTGCCGAAGGTGTCGGTCAACTCCTGGTAGGCCCTGCGCAGTTGCTCCTCGTCCGCGAGATCGAGCCGGACGCCGCCGAGGTCGGCGCGGTGGCGCAGGTGCGGGGCCGTGGTCTTCAGGGCGACGGGATAGCCGAGCGTGCGGGCGGCCGCGGCGGCCGCGTCCGGACCGGGCGCGGGCAGGGCGTGGCGTACGCGAATGCCGTAGCGCCCGAGCAGCTCGTGGGCGTCGTCCTGGCCGAGGGTGGCACCGCGCGGATCGTCCTCCCCGGCAAGCAACTCCCCGATCCGCTCGGCGGCCCCGCCCTCGTCGATGTCCTCGTACTCATGAACCCGCCCGGGCTCGGCGGCATCGCGCCGCCACTGCGCGTACTTGACGGCTTCGGAGAGGGCACGGACGGCCCGCTCGGCGGCGGGGTAGGCGGGAATCCGGTACTCATCCGAGAGGGGTTCAGCCGCTGCTGTTGTGGGCAATCGTCCCGCTGGGCGAGTGGGGTCTCCCCTGCTCGAGCGAAGCCGAGAGCTTGGGGAAGGGTGGGCACAACCCCCGGCTCCGAGTACCGGGACGGCGGCATCGGGCCGGGTACTAGTAGCAGCAGCCAACGCACCCGCGAGCCCCCCAAGCTCGACATGAACCACGGCAACCGGCTTGGCAGGGCACCCCGCGGTCGCGGCCCGCAACTCCGTGGCCAGGGTCTCGGGGTCGGCAGCGACCCCGTCCTCCCGCACCCACGGAATCGCGTTGACGATCACCGCATCACACGCGTCGTCCGCCAGCGCCTCGGCGAGCGCCGCCCGGAAGTCGGCAGGCGTGGCCCCGGTCGTCAGATCGCGCGGCGGCAGCGGCCGAAGCCCGTCGGCGACGCACGCGTCGTACGTGAGGAGTCCGAGGGACTCGGAATTGCCGAGGATGCCCACGCGCGGCCCCGCGGGCAGCGGCTGGCCCGCGAGGAGCAGCCCCGCGTCGACCATCTCCGTGACCGTGTCGACGCGGATGACGCCCGCCTGGCGCAGCAGCGCGGAGACGGTGGCATGCGGCAGCCGCGTGGCCTGCACCGCGTGCCCGGTCGGCGCGATGCCGCTGTGCCGGGCGCCCTGCACCACGACGAGCGGCTTGGCGGTCGCCGAACGGCGGGCGAGGCGGGTGAACTTGCGGGGGTTGCCGATGGTCTCCAGGTACATCAGCGTGACGTCGGTGTCCGGGTCCTCGTACCAGTACTGGAGGACGTCGTTGCCCGACACGTCCGCACGGTTGCCCGAGCCCACGAACGTGGACAGGCCCGCGCCCCGCCGGTGAAGGCCGGACAGCAGGGCGATGCCGATCGCGCCGGACTGCGTGAACAGGCCGATCCTGCCGCGCACGGGCGCCTCGGGCGCGAGGGAGGCGTTGAGCCGCACCTCCGGAGAGGTGTTGATGACTCCGAAGGCGTTCGGGCCGATGATGCGCATGCCGTACGACCGCGCCTGGCGCACCAGTTCGCGCTGCCGCTCGCGCCCGTCGGCGCCGCTCTCCGCATAGCCCGCGGAGATCACCACCAGGCCCTGCACGCCGCGCTCACCGCACTCGGCGACGACCTGCGGCACCCGGTCGGCGGGCACTGCCACGACCGCGAGGTCGACCGGTTCGCCGGGGTCGATGTCCCGCACGGAGCGGTGGGCGGGCACTCCGTCGAGCTCGCCGTCGTCGTCGAACTCGCCGTTCACCGCGTACAGCCGCCCGGCGTATCCGGCCTCCTGGAGGTTGCGCAGCACGCTGCGGCCCACCCCGC contains these protein-coding regions:
- a CDS encoding DUF5998 family protein; this encodes MAKTGTTTQGLRAAIERSGYYPALVAEAVEAAIGGEAIGSYLVHQETTFDANEVRRHVTVLVLTGTRFIVSHTDEQAADSTSPTPYATTSTESVKIGRISSVVVSRVVANPEKYVPGALPREVVLTIGWGAVSRIDLEPAACGDPNCEADHGYTGSSTADDLSLRVSEAGDGPDAVRQTLAFAQALSEATAETAR
- a CDS encoding bifunctional acetate--CoA ligase family protein/GNAT family N-acetyltransferase, which codes for MQSPSDQQDRHDYPAHWEADVVLRDGGTARIRPIRAADADRLVSFYEQVSDESKYYRFFAPYPRLSAKDVHRFTHHDQVDRVGLAATVGGEFIATVRYDRIDGRGMAASAPADEAEVAFLVQDAHQGRGVASALLEHIAAVARERGIRRFVAEVLPANTKMIKVFTDAGYQQKRSFEDGVVRLEFDLEPTDRSLVVQRAREHRAEARSVQRLLTPRSVAVVGVGRTPGGVGRSVLRNLQEAGYAGRLYAVNGEFDDDGELDGVPAHRSVRDIDPGEPVDLAVVAVPADRVPQVVAECGERGVQGLVVISAGYAESGADGRERQRELVRQARSYGMRIIGPNAFGVINTSPEVRLNASLAPEAPVRGRIGLFTQSGAIGIALLSGLHRRGAGLSTFVGSGNRADVSGNDVLQYWYEDPDTDVTLMYLETIGNPRKFTRLARRSATAKPLVVVQGARHSGIAPTGHAVQATRLPHATVSALLRQAGVIRVDTVTEMVDAGLLLAGQPLPAGPRVGILGNSESLGLLTYDACVADGLRPLPPRDLTTGATPADFRAALAEALADDACDAVIVNAIPWVREDGVAADPETLATELRAATAGCPAKPVAVVHVELGGLAGALAAATSTRPDAAVPVLGAGGCAHPSPSSRLRSSRGDPTRPAGRLPTTAAAEPLSDEYRIPAYPAAERAVRALSEAVKYAQWRRDAAEPGRVHEYEDIDEGGAAERIGELLAGEDDPRGATLGQDDAHELLGRYGIRVRHALPAPGPDAAAAAARTLGYPVALKTTAPHLRHRADLGGVRLDLADEEQLRRAYQELTDTFGKPAELRPVVQGMVPRGVDTVVRAVIDPAAGAVLSFGLAGAASELLGDTAHRLVPVTDREAASLVRSIRTAPLLFGWRGSAPVDTPALEELLQRVSRLVDDHPEVVGVSLEPVVVAPHGISVLGASVRLAPPPARDDLGPRTLPGY